One Triticum dicoccoides isolate Atlit2015 ecotype Zavitan chromosome 5B, WEW_v2.0, whole genome shotgun sequence genomic window carries:
- the LOC119310973 gene encoding premnaspirodiene oxygenase-like, whose translation MHLQMGQVGLVVVSSREAAREVMKVQDANFAHRPELAGPKVLLYGCADVAFSSGGPTWRRLRKVCVVKLLSANRVRSFAPIRREETRRLLESIAGHCPGKAIDLRAMVEAFSSAIVSRTALSETFEHRGSILKKGLELASGFNLSDHFPSLSFLDVLLRSRLRRVHRQVDKLFEDIIEERKRLRQKKMKDTAEDMLDVLLDAMEHPAATDVPITHDNIKAVIMDMFAAGTETSSSTIEWALAELMKNPKEMDKLQDEVRTKMEGEASWCDIGHLSYLRLVVKETMRLHMPAPLLVPRVCKEQCRVGGYTIPAGSRVVINAWAMGRDPRYWEDADAFRPGRFLGTSVDFKGGDFEFLPFGAGRRMCPGIEFGLAGVELCLAQLLFYFDWTLPGGMAPKDLDMSETSIGALSVVRKEPLRLIPSIHAPLHLKY comes from the exons ATGCACCTGCAGATGGGGCAGGTCGGCCTCGTCGTGGTCTCGTCCCGCGAGGCGGCCAGGGAGGTGATGAAGGTGCAGGACGCAAACTTCGCCCACCGCCCGGAGCTAGCCGGGCCCAAGGTTCTGCTGTACGGCTGCGCCGACGTCGCCTtctcctccggcggtcccacctggCGCCGGCTGCGCAAGGTGTGCGTCGTCAAGCTCCTGTCCGCGAACCGGGTCAGGTCTTTCGCTCCCATACGGAGGGAGGAGACACGTCGTCTCCTGGAGAGCATCGCCGGACACTGTCCGGGCAAGGCCATTGACCTCCGGGCTATGGTCGAGGCTTTCAGCAGCGCCATCGTGAGCAGGACGGCGCTGAGCGAGACGTTCGAGCACAGGGGCTCCATCTTAAAGAAGGGCCTGGAGCTGGCGTCGGGGTTTAACCTGTCAGACCATTTCCCGTCGTTGAGCTTCCTCGACGTCCTGTTGAGGAGCCGGCTTCGACGGGTGCACCGTCAGGTAGACAAACTATTCGAAGACATCATTGAGGAGCGCAAGCGGCttcggcagaagaagatgaaggacaCAGCAGAGGACATGCTAGATGTGCTTCTCGATGCCATGGAGCATCCAGCAGCCACGGACGTGCCCATCACACACGACAACATCAAGGCTGTCATAATG GATATGTTTGCCGCGGGGACAGAGACATCGTCGTCAACGATAGAGTGGGCGCTCGCAGAATTGATGAAGAACCCCAAGGAGATGGACAAATTGCAGGACGAGGTGAGGACAAAAATGGAAGGAGAGGCAAGTTGGTGTGACATCGGGCATCTCAGCTACCTCCGGCTTGTCGTCAAGGAGACGATGCGGCTGCACATGCCGGCGCCTCTTCTAGTCCCCAGGGTCTGCAAGGAGCAGTGCCGTGTCGGTGGCTACACGATCCCGGCCGGTAGCAGGGTGGTCATCAACGCGTGGGCCATGGGCAGGGACCCGAGGTACTGGGAGGATGCTGACGCGTTCCGCCCCGGGAGATTCCTTGGCACAAGCGTCGACTTCAAGGGGGGCGACTTTGAGTTCCTGCCGTTCGGTGCCGGCCGGAGAATGTGCCCAGGGATAGAGTTTgggctcgccggcgtcgagctttgCTTGGCTCAGCTCCTGTTCTATTTTGACTGGACGCTTCCTGGCGGCATGGCGCCGAAAGACCTCGACATGAGCGAGACATCAATCGGTGCTTTATCGGTAGTCCGGAAGGAGCCACTTCGGTTGATCCCCAGCATACACGCTCCACTTCACCTCAAGTATTGA